From the Tachyglossus aculeatus isolate mTacAcu1 chromosome 21, mTacAcu1.pri, whole genome shotgun sequence genome, one window contains:
- the HSCB gene encoding iron-sulfur cluster co-chaperone protein HscB isoform X3 → MDMQFLVEVMEVNEKLAEAQSEAEIEEVETLVKDKQKKLTEDVSRAFEQDDLQKAKELLTKMRYFSNLEEKVKIKKIPS, encoded by the exons ATGGACATGCAGTTCCTTGTGGAAGTCATGGAAGTCAATGAAAAGCTGGCAGAAGCGCAGAGTGAGGCTGAGATTGAAGAGGTCGAGACCTTAGTCAAAG ataAACAAAAGAAACTGACTGAAGATGTAAGCAGAGCTTTCGAACAAG aCGATCTTCAAAAAGCCAAGGAACTTTTAACAAAAATGAGGTACTTTTCAAATTTGGAAGAAAAGGTGAAAATAAAGAAGATACCTTCCTAA
- the HSCB gene encoding iron-sulfur cluster co-chaperone protein HscB isoform X2 → MDCCRSFTVDVRKLQRRFQQLQHLVHPDHFSQRSQLKLSGLVIPEGTDSEMDMQFLVEVMEVNEKLAEAQSEAEIEEVETLVKDKQKKLTEDVSRAFEQDDLQKAKELLTKMRYFSNLEEKVKIKKIPS, encoded by the exons ATGGACTG CTGCCGTTCCTTCACAGTTGATGTCCGAAAGCTGCAACGCAGGTTCCAACAGCTCCAGCATTTGGTTCACCCCGACCACTTCAGCCAGAGGTCTCAG CTGAAGCTGAGTGGTTTGGTAATACCCGAAGGCACAGACAGTGAAATGGACATGCAGTTCCTTGTGGAAGTCATGGAAGTCAATGAAAAGCTGGCAGAAGCGCAGAGTGAGGCTGAGATTGAAGAGGTCGAGACCTTAGTCAAAG ataAACAAAAGAAACTGACTGAAGATGTAAGCAGAGCTTTCGAACAAG aCGATCTTCAAAAAGCCAAGGAACTTTTAACAAAAATGAGGTACTTTTCAAATTTGGAAGAAAAGGTGAAAATAAAGAAGATACCTTCCTAA
- the HSCB gene encoding iron-sulfur cluster co-chaperone protein HscB isoform X1 encodes MWRAGTEAPLRLWATLRAGASAGKSLSRGAAAQAQSGPRCWSCGESRGAGDAHALFCPTCRALQPPDLSRDFFRLMDCCRSFTVDVRKLQRRFQQLQHLVHPDHFSQRSQTERDFSEKHSALVNEAYKTLLTPLSRGFYLLKLSGLVIPEGTDSEMDMQFLVEVMEVNEKLAEAQSEAEIEEVETLVKDKQKKLTEDVSRAFEQDDLQKAKELLTKMRYFSNLEEKVKIKKIPS; translated from the exons ATGTGGCGCGCGGGGACGGAGGCGCCGCTCCGGCTCTGGGCGACCCTGCGTGCGGGGGCCTCGGCGGGGAAGTCGCTGAGCCGCGGGGcggccgcgcaggcgcagagcggccCGCGCTGCTGGAGCTGCGGGGAGTCTCGGGGGGCCGGGGACGCGCACGCGCTCTTCTGCCCCACCTGCCGCGCGCTTCAACCGCCCGACCTCTCGCGAGACTTCTTCCGCCTCATGGACTG CTGCCGTTCCTTCACAGTTGATGTCCGAAAGCTGCAACGCAGGTTCCAACAGCTCCAGCATTTGGTTCACCCCGACCACTTCAGCCAGAGGTCTCAG ACCGAAAGGGACTTTTCAGAGAAGCATTCTGCGCTGGTTAACGAAGCCTACAAGACTCTTCTGACTCCACTAAGCAGAGGGTTCTATCTT CTGAAGCTGAGTGGTTTGGTAATACCCGAAGGCACAGACAGTGAAATGGACATGCAGTTCCTTGTGGAAGTCATGGAAGTCAATGAAAAGCTGGCAGAAGCGCAGAGTGAGGCTGAGATTGAAGAGGTCGAGACCTTAGTCAAAG ataAACAAAAGAAACTGACTGAAGATGTAAGCAGAGCTTTCGAACAAG aCGATCTTCAAAAAGCCAAGGAACTTTTAACAAAAATGAGGTACTTTTCAAATTTGGAAGAAAAGGTGAAAATAAAGAAGATACCTTCCTAA